Within Vicia villosa cultivar HV-30 ecotype Madison, WI linkage group LG1, Vvil1.0, whole genome shotgun sequence, the genomic segment ATaattccatccatttcatccatttCGCACCAAACCCCATCCTTCTAAACATGTACCGAAGAAAACTCCAACTAACTTTATCATAAGCTttctcaaaatccactttaaaagGAATGCAACTTTTCCCTTCTTTTCTAGCATAGTCAGCCACCTCGTTTGCCACTAAAACTCCATCCAACAATTGTCTCCCGGGAACAAAGGCACTTTGACAAGGAGAGATGATAAAATTAAGCACTCCTTTCAATCTACCCGCCAAAAGTTTAGACACCACTTTATACATACACCCCACCAAACAAATTGGCCTATAATCGTCCAAACACAACGGATTTTTAGACTTAGGGATCAAAGtcaagaaggaagaagaaaccgCCATAGAAATAGAACTTCCCTCAAAAAAGTGGTTGAAGAAATTAATAAAGTCTTCTTTAATAATATTCCAACACctcttaaagaaaataaaagaatacCCATTCGGCCTCGGACTTTTATCCCCACCACAATTTCAAACCGCCTCTTTTATCTCGCTAACAAGAAAAGGTTTTTCAAGCCCCACCGCTTCTTCTACACTTATGGATTTGAAAGCAACACCACCCAACACCGGTCTTTCCTCTTCCGAATCGATAAACTTATTACCAAAATGATTAAAAACCGCTTCTTTCACTTCCTTCACCGAATCTACCACTCCGCCCGAAGTGAAAATCGGACCAATGTGATTGcgccttcttttttctttcatcacctTATGAAAAAAGCCACTATTGGAATCTCCCTCTTGAATCCATTTCAATTTagatttttgaagaagcataTTCTCTCTAATACCCAAATTCTTCCAAAATCTACAACACGCTTCCCTTCTCTTTTCAAGGTTCTCATTGAAATGTGAATTATCATCCGAATCCAACTTCTCATCGGCGGTATTGATATCCCGAACTCTTCCCTCAATCTCCAAATCAAACTTCCCGAAGACCTCCTTATTCCACCATTTGAGCTTCTCTTTAAAAAGTTTAAGCTTTTCTTTTAACACAAAATCTCCTCTTCCTCCAACCTTCAAACTATTCCACTCTTTCTCCACAAAAGGAATAAAGGCATCATTAGAAAACCACTCGTTATTAAATCTAAAAGGTTTAAGACCCCAATTAGATTTATCCGACATCAACCAAATTggacaatgatccgacaagtCCCGGTCTCCAATGAATTGACCAATAACCTCCCACTTAGATAAAAGAAACCGGTCAATCCTACTCTTAGACTTACCATCTCCGCTAAACCAAGAAAATTTCTTCCCTTTGCAAGGGATATCCACCAAAGAAGTTTTATTGATGAAATCCGCAAATAAATCCACCTCCCTATTATTGTGCATAACCGCCCTCCCTTTCCTCTCACTAGCATTTTTAATGGCATTAAAATCTCCACCCATAATCCATTCTCCATCTTTGAATCTTTCCATCACCGTAAGTAAGTCGTTCCACATGATTTTCTTTTTACCGAGAACACACGAAGAGTAAATATTCGTcacataataaattttattcttcCACCGCACTTTAATCCCCAAAAAACCATCTCCTTTGAAACTATTCAACACTTCAACATTGTCCTTATTCCATAAAGTGAGCAAGCCCCCCGATCTTCCCAACGAATTTGAATAAGAGAACCCCAAATCCGAACAATTCCAAAAACTATGGGCGAGAACATCATTCATACTAGAAATCTTAGTTTCTTGAACCAAGAAGATATCCGCTTTTCCTTTATTGATCAAAGAACAAATTCTTCTCCTTTTGAGTGCATTCACTCCCCCTCTAATGTTCAATGATCCAATAATCATTGAGACACCATTTTAGTCTCCTTCCATACTAttccacctcttcctcctccttTTTCCAAGTCCACGATTCTACTAATAAGCTTTTCTCTTCCTTCCGCGTCCACCACCCCTAAAGCAACAATAGCCGACCATATTTTTCCCGGAACATCATTCTCCAAAAAATCCCATTGTCTAACATTATTTCTTTGAATATCGGACTCTTCCTTTTGATTACCATAACACACCGACACTCTCCCACTGCCATCATCTTCCGCTTCCTTATTATAATGCTTCAACAGAGTACCTTTTTTATTAACATTGGGTGCCAAAGAATTTTTATCCTTCTTATTTCCAAGGACTAAACTATTTCCCTTTTTACGCCTATTACTATCTTTCCCCGAACACAAATTACCTGCACCTCCCACCCCATTAACATTCTTCCACCTTATCTTTGTACTCCATTTGTGACTCAAAGGATCCTCCCTGATGC encodes:
- the LOC131657693 gene encoding uncharacterized protein LOC131657693; translation: MIIGSLNIRGGVNALKRRRICSLINKGKADIFLVQETKISSMNDVLAHSFWNCSDLGFSYSNSLGRSGGLLTLWNKDNVEVLNSFKGDGFLGIKVRWKNKIYYVTNIYSSCVLGKKKIMWNDLLTVMERFKDGEWIMGGDFNAIKNASERKGRAVMHNNREVDLFADFINKTSLVDIPCKGKKFSWFSGDGKSKSRIDRFLLSKWEVIGQFIGDRDLSDHCPIWLMSDKSNWGLKPFRFNNEWFSNDAFIPFVEKEWNSLKVGGRGDFVLKEKLKLFKEKLKWWNKEVFGKFDLEIEGRVRDINTADEKLDSDDNSHFNENLEKRREACCRFWKNLGIRENMLLQKSKLKWIQEGDSNSGFFHKVMKEKRRRNHIGPIFTSGGVVDSVKEVKEAVFNHFGNKFIDSEEERPVLGGVAFKSISVEEAVGLEKPFLVSEIKEAV